The sequence below is a genomic window from Flagellimonas marinaquae.
AGCTGTAATAGCGCAACCCAAGCACGTGATCTGGCTCTAATGAAAGAACAGTATGCCGTCACACAAGTGCAGCCAGTTGATATGTTCCCGCAGACACACCACGTTGAAAATGTTGTACTTTTGGAAAAACGGATTTAGCACCAGAATTAAAATCCATTGAAAACCGGAATGAAGAAAATAATCCCCATCCTGCTTATTGCATCTTTACTCTTCTATGTTTCCTCGTGTGAAAAGGACGATATCTGTGTAGAAGGTGATACCCCTTTGTTGGTCATTGGTTTTTTTGATGCTGAAGATACCACCGAAGCAAAACAAGTAACATCCATTCGAATAAAAAACATCGATATAGACAGTATATTGGATAATGACAGTTTTAACGACAGATCGGATTCACCCGACTCCCTATCGGTACCTTTAAGAAGTACCGCCGTTACCACAATGTACCAACTCATCTCCAATTCTGATGACGATGCGGAAACCGAATTGGAAACGGGAAATATAGATACTTTAACAATCACCTATGAACTTAGTGAGGCTTTTGTTTCCCGAGCATGTGGCTTTGTGGTGAACTATAACAATATTGAGGTTAGCTTGACCGAGGACAGCGACAACTGGGTCCAGGATATCAGCGTTGTACAACCGAACGTAGAAAATACAGATAACATCCATGTTAAAATATTGCATTAGTATTTTTATTGGTCTATTGCCATTTTTATCACTGGCCCAAAGTGAAACGATAGATCTATCGCAAAAGGACACTGTACAGTACAAAGACCCCTATGGCCTCCGTGTAGGTGTGGACCTGAGCAAATTGGTGCTATCTTTTGTTGATGAGGATTACACCGGATTGGAACTGGTCGGAGATTTTAGGCTTACCCGCAAATTGTATCTGGCCGCAGAAATAGGGAACGAAACCAAAAGACAAGACGAAAACCTGAACAATACTCTACTCTACGATTACGAAACATCTGGAAGTTATATTAAAGCAGGAATCGACATAAATACTTACGACAACTGGTACGGCATGAACAATGCCATTACCATAGGAGGTCGTGTGGCCTTTTCAAGTTTCAGTCAAACTTTGAACGATTATAGTCTTTACGAGACCGATCAATTTTTTAATCCAGAATTTTTGCCCGGAGAAAATCCCAATCGAGAGTTTGATGGGCTTTCCGCTACGTGGTTGGAGTTTGTTGCCGGTGCGAAAGTTGAACTGTTCGCCAATATTTTTGTAGGTATGAGTGCCCGCATGGGGTTTTTGATAACCAATACAGAAAATGAAGAGTTTCCCAATCTATGGATCCCTGGGTTTAACAAAGTTACCGAAGGTAGTAGTTTTGGGGTAAGTTACAACTATTCTATTTCCTACTTTATTCCATTGTACAAAAAGGCCAAACAAAAAAAGGCACAAAAAAAACAATCGGATGAATAAGGTCCAAATCGATTATGTGGAGTTTAAAGCGTTGGATTTGGTAAAGACCAAGACTTTTTACAAAGATACTTTGGGTTGGCAGTTTACCGATTATGGCCCCAGTTACACGTCGTTCTCCGAAAGTGGAATTTCAGGTGGTTTTGAACTTACGGACCAACCTATAATCAATGGCGCATTGATCGTGCTTTACCATGAGGATTTGGAAACCATCCAAAATAAGATTACTGCGGCAGGCGGCACCATCTCCAAAGAGATATTTGAATTCCCGGGTGGGAGAAGATTCCATTTTTTCGATCCATCGGGCAACGAACTTGCGATTTGGTCCGACCAGTGACCTTATCAACCACACTTTGCGAATACTACGACAGACTCGTTCAATTAAAAAAAACAGAAACGAATCAGAATACTATACCCATGGGCACTTTAGTCGATTTTTTGTTTTTTGGCTTTTTTGCTCCCCTCGTAAATTTCATACTTAACCAATCGGGCCTCCAATTTACCGTTAAATGTTTTTATCTTTCTTGATGGTTTTAGACCTACATGTTTTAATGCCTCCATATTTGAGGTAATCAACCAAGCTTCGGTTCCTGCGTATACCTGTTTTAGGGTATCCCCTATTTTTCCGTAGAAAATCTCCATTTCAATGGGTAACCGTTCCCCATAAGGGGGATTAAAAACCATATGAAGCTTACCCTCCGTTGGTTTATCCTCCCTAAAAAAATCTTTGCGGTTCACACTTATATACTCGGTTAAATTGGCATGATCTACATTCTCTTGGGTTTTTCGAACAGCTGAAGGAGCTTTGTCATACCCTATTATTTTATGATGGAATTCCCTCACCTTTTTTAAGCTTGCATCAACAATTTTGTCATGAAGATCGGCATCATAGTCCTTCCAGTTCATAAAAGCATAGGATTCCCGATTAATGTTTGCGGGAATATTACAAGCGATCATCGCCGCCTCGATCAAAAATGTACCACTCCCGCACATAGGGTCAAAAAAATCCGTTTGACCGTCCCATCCACTATGCAAGAGCAAGCCTGCAGCCAAAACCTCGTTGATTGGTGCAATGTTCGTTGAAATCCGATACCCTCGCTGATGCAGGGAACTACCGGAACTATCCAAGGATACCGTACATATATTTTTATAAATGTGTATGTTGATCCTAATATCAGGGTCCTGGGTCTTCACATTCGGGCGATCCTGCATTATATCCCTAAACTTGTCCACGATGGCATCCTTGGTCTTTAAAGAAATAAACATGGTATTATCAAAAACAGGAGTGTTCGCAATACTATCTATCGCAAATGTTTTTCCTATATCAAAAATACTTGGCCAATCCAGTTCGTAAATATTCCTATAAAGGTCCTTTTCGTTGAAAACACGAAAGGTTTTTATAGGCTTAAATACCTTCAGGGCAGTTCTAAGGCACAAGTTGGCCTTGTACATAAAACCCATATCCCCTTCAAAAGTTACGTTCCTTACCCCTTCTTCCACATTGCCCGCACCAAGGTTACGAAGTTCCTTGGCCAATATCGGTTCGAATCCGTAGAGGGTTTTGGCCATCATTTTAAAATTTCCCGACATACTATCTTAAAAACTTTACGCAAAAATAGGCTATTTTTGCTCCCTTAATCGACCGTATGGATTTTCCTTCCATTATTATTTATGTAGTTCCCATGTTAGCGGTTTGGGCCAGTTTTGGGTTTGTTTGGTTTACAAGACCAAAGAATAACGACAACATTAAGCTATTGCTGGCATTTAGTGGCGCATTTCTATTGGCCCTGACTTTTTTTGAACTTCTTCCCGAAGTATATGTTGGGCACGACCCAAAGACCATTGCATTCTTTATTTTGGGAGGTATTTTACTACAGATATTTTTGGAGTTTTTTTCGAAAGGGGCGGAACATGGTCATGTACATCTTCATGTAAAAAAAAATAAGTTTCCTGTTCTGTTGTTCATTAGCCTGTCCGTACACGCTTTGGTAGAGGGCGTTCCCATATACGGAAACGATTCTATTTTATATGGAATTATAATACATAAAATCCCGATTGCCGTTATACTCAGCATATTTTTACTTAACTCCAAAATAAAGCTGTCCAATACATTGATGTTTATCGGGGCCTTTTCCTTAATGACACCGCTGGGGAGCTATTTGTCCACCACACCTTGGGTCGAACGGTACGGTTACCTGTTCAACTCACTTGCTATTGGGGTCTTTTTTCATATTTCCACCATTATTTTATTTGAAAGTGCCCAGGGACATGCATTCAACCTTCGTAAACTAGTGGTGATAATCTTGGGAATAGGGATAGCTTATTTGGTTTAAACTCCAAAAAACAATACTGCAAGAGGTCAAAATCCTTTTACCGATTTTTCTTACTTTTTGAGGTGACAAACAAAGGTTTTAATTTTAAAAAGAATTATATTTCCTGTCAACTAAACTAACTTCATGCATTTTTTAAGACCTGCTGTACTCTTATTTACAGCTATTTCCCTACTATGTTCCTGTTCCTCAGATTCTGAAGACCAATCAATTGTTCCGGATAATATTGCCCCTACACTGGATTTTACCATTTCAGGAACCTCGAGTGGTTCCGAACCCATTGTGGTAAGCAACCAAATGGAAATCAATATTAATGCACAAGATGCGAAGGGTATCTCAAAAGTGGAAGCCTTTATCGACGATGAAAAGGTGGGCGAAGATAACACCGCACCCTTCACTATTGTGGTTGATCTATCGGGCTATGCTGCTAAATCCTTGACAGCTAAATCGCAAAATTACATATTGCGTGTTAATGCTACGGATACCTCTGGCAATACAGCGTCCAAAGAACAACACATTATCATAGAGTCAACAACACAACTGATAACAATTAATTTTCCAGAACAAGGCGACAATCCAGAGCTAGTGGACTTTTACATATTTGCCTCTCGTATGACCGGAGAACTATTAGGCATTGAAAAATTGGAAACAGGTCAAAGAACCGTTACAATTAGTACGACCATGGATATTACGGAAGACGAAGAGTATATGTT
It includes:
- a CDS encoding DUF6452 family protein; its protein translation is MKKIIPILLIASLLFYVSSCEKDDICVEGDTPLLVIGFFDAEDTTEAKQVTSIRIKNIDIDSILDNDSFNDRSDSPDSLSVPLRSTAVTTMYQLISNSDDDAETELETGNIDTLTITYELSEAFVSRACGFVVNYNNIEVSLTEDSDNWVQDISVVQPNVENTDNIHVKILH
- a CDS encoding DUF6048 family protein produces the protein MLKYCISIFIGLLPFLSLAQSETIDLSQKDTVQYKDPYGLRVGVDLSKLVLSFVDEDYTGLELVGDFRLTRKLYLAAEIGNETKRQDENLNNTLLYDYETSGSYIKAGIDINTYDNWYGMNNAITIGGRVAFSSFSQTLNDYSLYETDQFFNPEFLPGENPNREFDGLSATWLEFVAGAKVELFANIFVGMSARMGFLITNTENEEFPNLWIPGFNKVTEGSSFGVSYNYSISYFIPLYKKAKQKKAQKKQSDE
- a CDS encoding ZIP family metal transporter; this translates as MDFPSIIIYVVPMLAVWASFGFVWFTRPKNNDNIKLLLAFSGAFLLALTFFELLPEVYVGHDPKTIAFFILGGILLQIFLEFFSKGAEHGHVHLHVKKNKFPVLLFISLSVHALVEGVPIYGNDSILYGIIIHKIPIAVILSIFLLNSKIKLSNTLMFIGAFSLMTPLGSYLSTTPWVERYGYLFNSLAIGVFFHISTIILFESAQGHAFNLRKLVVIILGIGIAYLV
- a CDS encoding VOC family protein; translation: MNKVQIDYVEFKALDLVKTKTFYKDTLGWQFTDYGPSYTSFSESGISGGFELTDQPIINGALIVLYHEDLETIQNKITAAGGTISKEIFEFPGGRRFHFFDPSGNELAIWSDQ
- a CDS encoding THUMP domain-containing class I SAM-dependent RNA methyltransferase; amino-acid sequence: MSGNFKMMAKTLYGFEPILAKELRNLGAGNVEEGVRNVTFEGDMGFMYKANLCLRTALKVFKPIKTFRVFNEKDLYRNIYELDWPSIFDIGKTFAIDSIANTPVFDNTMFISLKTKDAIVDKFRDIMQDRPNVKTQDPDIRINIHIYKNICTVSLDSSGSSLHQRGYRISTNIAPINEVLAAGLLLHSGWDGQTDFFDPMCGSGTFLIEAAMIACNIPANINRESYAFMNWKDYDADLHDKIVDASLKKVREFHHKIIGYDKAPSAVRKTQENVDHANLTEYISVNRKDFFREDKPTEGKLHMVFNPPYGERLPIEMEIFYGKIGDTLKQVYAGTEAWLITSNMEALKHVGLKPSRKIKTFNGKLEARLVKYEIYEGSKKAKKQKID